In Psychrobacter ciconiae, the genomic window ACGCTTGATGAAGAGTCGCTAGATATTGCCCTTGATACCTTAACCGGACTTCAACAAGAAGGTAAACTGATTGGCGTCATTTCTCACGTGAGCGCATTAAAGGAGCGGATTTTAACCCAAATCCAAGTCAAAAAACGCTCAGGCGGTATCAGTGTTTTGTCAGGTCACGGCTGTCAAGCGCTTGCCAGTTAATCTAAACTGTGCCATGATAAAACCACAACACCTGCCAAGGGGATGGTTATGATGACTTATTTTTATCATAAGCCTTTGATAATCATGGCGTTAATTAGTACAGCTTTGGCAGTTGGCGCGCCGCAAGCTTTGGCTACCATCAGCTGCGCAGGCTACTTACCAAGCAGCTATTTTGCTAAAGTCGAAGCCCAGCCGCCCTTCCCTGCCAAGCTTGTGCTGCAACCAAACGGCAATCACAAACTGGTTCAGCAAAATAAAGTCCTCGCCATCGATTTAGAAAACCCTGAAATTTTTGCCAAGCGCGTTATCATTGCCCAAAAATCAGGAAAGTTTGGCGTCATCAATCGCGCCGGCAAGGTTATCGTACCTTTTGCTTTTGATAGCTTGACCACGGATTTAGACATTGCCACAAGTTTTGTCGTCAGCCTGCAAAAAAATGGTCAAACCTACTTTGGCGCAATTGACCGAAACGGCAACTGGATTTACCCCAGCAGTCAATCAACGCCAAAAAGCGCCGTTAAATTTCCAAATCATGTCATCCAAAAATCAACCCAAGCGCTGATCACGCACGCGCATTATGACAGCCGCGCCGACCGTGATTATTTTTTGGTAAAAAAGCGCTCAAAACTGGGACTGATTGATGATAAAGGTCGCGCGGTGGTTCCATTAAAATACGACAGCTTGCAGCCGTTAAACATCTGCATGGGAAAACCGCTATTATTAACCGCAACTGCCGCGCAAAAAACGGCGCTTATTTCGCAAAATCATAAAACCATCGTTCCTGCCGCAAAACATCAAGGCTTTGAGATGCTCAATCAAGACATCTCGCCCATGCTGCTATTAAAAAATCGTTTGGACAGCAAAGGTCGCCCCATAAGCAGTCAGCTGATTGAGGAATCAGGGAAAATAAGGCTGACCTCAACCGCGCCTATCACCAAGCTTTTGTATCATCAACTGTATCAATTTACCCAAAATAAAAAGATTGGCTTTATCAATTCGCGCGGCAACATCGTATTAAAACCGCAGTTTGACAAGATTGAAGACAACGGCGATGGCGTTTGGGTGCTCAAAAACGGTAAAAAAATGCCGCTAAGCGATTTTATTGACCTTGACCGCTATTGATTTTCACAATATATAGTTTAAATAGCTTCAAAAAAACCGCCTAAAATTAGACGGTTTTTTATTATGCTAAGTGTGCCGTTTTACAAAGCCAACTACTGATTTAGTGC contains:
- a CDS encoding WG repeat-containing protein; protein product: MMTYFYHKPLIIMALISTALAVGAPQALATISCAGYLPSSYFAKVEAQPPFPAKLVLQPNGNHKLVQQNKVLAIDLENPEIFAKRVIIAQKSGKFGVINRAGKVIVPFAFDSLTTDLDIATSFVVSLQKNGQTYFGAIDRNGNWIYPSSQSTPKSAVKFPNHVIQKSTQALITHAHYDSRADRDYFLVKKRSKLGLIDDKGRAVVPLKYDSLQPLNICMGKPLLLTATAAQKTALISQNHKTIVPAAKHQGFEMLNQDISPMLLLKNRLDSKGRPISSQLIEESGKIRLTSTAPITKLLYHQLYQFTQNKKIGFINSRGNIVLKPQFDKIEDNGDGVWVLKNGKKMPLSDFIDLDRY